A genome region from Streptomyces xanthophaeus includes the following:
- the hisG gene encoding ATP phosphoribosyltransferase, producing the protein MLRIAVPNKGSLSGPASAMLHEAGYRMRKESKELVVVDPENEVEFFYLRPKDIAIYVSSGKLDIGITGRDLLLDSGASAEEILPLNFGRSTFRYATTPGTANGPEDFSGMTIATSYEGIVAKHLAEKGIDASVVHLDGAVETAIQLGVAQIIADVVETGTSLRNAGLEVIGEPILTSEAVVIRGNGADADDPQVQQFLRRLQGVLVARSYVMMDYDCRAEHLERAVALTPGLESPTVSPLHNEGWVAVRAMVPAKEAQRIMDDLYELGARAILTTSIHACRL; encoded by the coding sequence GAGTCCAAGGAGCTCGTGGTCGTCGACCCCGAGAACGAGGTGGAGTTCTTCTACCTCCGCCCCAAGGACATCGCGATCTACGTCTCCTCGGGCAAGCTCGACATCGGCATCACCGGCCGCGACCTGCTGCTCGACTCCGGTGCCAGCGCCGAGGAGATCCTGCCGCTGAACTTCGGCCGCTCCACCTTCCGCTACGCCACCACCCCCGGCACGGCGAACGGTCCCGAGGACTTCAGCGGGATGACGATCGCGACCTCGTACGAGGGAATCGTCGCCAAGCACCTCGCCGAGAAGGGCATCGACGCCTCCGTCGTGCACCTCGACGGCGCGGTCGAGACCGCCATCCAGCTCGGCGTCGCCCAGATCATCGCGGACGTCGTCGAGACCGGCACCAGCCTGCGCAACGCCGGCCTGGAGGTCATCGGTGAGCCGATCCTCACCTCCGAGGCCGTCGTCATCCGCGGCAACGGCGCCGACGCCGACGACCCGCAGGTCCAGCAGTTCCTGCGCCGTCTGCAGGGCGTCCTGGTGGCCCGCAGCTACGTGATGATGGACTACGACTGCCGCGCCGAGCACCTGGAGCGCGCGGTCGCCCTCACCCCCGGCCTGGAGTCGCCGACCGTCTCCCCGCTGCACAACGAGGGCTGGGTCGCCGTCCGCGCGATGGTCCCCGCCAAGGAAGCGCAGCGGATCATGGACGACCTGTACGAGCTCGGCGCGCGCGCGATCCTCACCACCTCGATCCACGCCTGCCGCCTCTAG